In one window of Constrictibacter sp. MBR-5 DNA:
- a CDS encoding mechanosensitive ion channel domain-containing protein, which produces MQSTASTRPAVGSSRPFVAPLLALFLFLLPLAALAQVPQQAPQQAPPAAQLDQTVAELEALVGTLTDDAAREQLVGQLRTLIEARKATATPQEDAGSGAEFLAQLADEVGRIGQQFVGAAEFVVDLPQIFTWATTGAGDPATRKALWDFATALVVVLAAAIATEWMVRRVLLRPRRAVESRHHDRLVVRLSFVAVRLILDLLPVLAFALVAHAAMAFLDPPWRIRLAVLALVQANVIVRLIGVAARSLLAPEFASLRLLGVGDQTAQYIYIWVRRIAAVAVYGYFFIEALYALGAPYDVYTVMLKLLGFVVTVLMIVLILQNRAAVAAAIRGTGQSGGMRTLRARFGDVWHVFAITYVVVVFAIWAVQLEQGFSFLFRATLLTVGVLLLSRLIAAIVRQLLERGFAISPDVKTRYPGIEERANRYVPVLRCILLGTVYAVTVLALLEVWGLDAFGWVASESGRHVVGGAAKIVIVVFIALVAWALLSAAIERYLNSADMDGNVIQRSQRVRTLLPLMQKTAFVGITIIAGLIVLSEIGIDIGPLLAGAGIIGLAVGFGAQTLVKDIITGIFILVENQFSVGDVVNVGGNGGLVEAISIRTIRLRGYDGTVFTVPFSEVGSTANLTKEFSYYVADVGVAYREDTDQVVAVLRAILDEMIADPDFGSKILAPLDVAGVDKFDESAVIVKVRIKTLPIQQWGVGREFNRRMKKKFDELGIEIPFPHRTIYFGVDKSGGAPPARIQVDDRARTLASAQTVALPGKDATGSGDGTESGTRAGTGSGTATGSAAPNANDGPDTEPAR; this is translated from the coding sequence ATGCAGTCGACGGCCAGCACTCGGCCGGCGGTGGGATCCAGCAGGCCCTTCGTCGCCCCCCTCCTCGCCCTTTTCCTGTTCCTTCTGCCCCTCGCGGCGCTGGCCCAGGTGCCTCAGCAGGCACCTCAGCAAGCGCCGCCGGCGGCGCAGCTGGACCAGACCGTCGCCGAACTGGAGGCGCTCGTCGGCACCCTCACCGACGACGCCGCGCGCGAACAGCTCGTCGGCCAGCTGCGCACGCTGATCGAGGCGCGGAAGGCGACAGCCACCCCGCAGGAGGATGCCGGCAGCGGCGCGGAATTCCTGGCACAGCTCGCCGACGAGGTCGGGCGGATCGGCCAGCAGTTCGTCGGGGCCGCGGAGTTCGTCGTCGACCTGCCGCAGATATTCACCTGGGCGACCACGGGCGCCGGCGACCCCGCCACGCGCAAGGCGCTGTGGGATTTCGCGACGGCCCTGGTGGTCGTCCTGGCGGCCGCCATCGCCACCGAATGGATGGTCCGCCGCGTCCTGCTCCGGCCGCGGCGCGCGGTGGAGAGCCGCCACCACGATCGGCTCGTCGTCCGCCTGTCCTTCGTCGCCGTGCGGCTGATCCTGGACCTGCTTCCGGTGCTGGCGTTCGCCCTGGTGGCGCATGCCGCCATGGCCTTCCTCGATCCGCCCTGGCGCATCCGCCTAGCGGTGCTGGCGCTGGTGCAGGCGAACGTGATCGTGCGGCTGATCGGGGTCGCCGCCCGGTCGCTGCTCGCCCCGGAGTTCGCGTCGCTGCGCCTGCTCGGCGTCGGCGACCAGACAGCCCAGTACATCTACATCTGGGTCCGCCGCATCGCGGCCGTCGCGGTTTACGGCTACTTCTTCATCGAGGCGCTCTACGCCCTCGGCGCGCCGTACGACGTCTACACGGTGATGCTGAAGCTGCTCGGCTTCGTGGTCACCGTGCTGATGATCGTCCTCATCCTGCAGAACCGCGCGGCGGTGGCGGCGGCGATCCGCGGCACGGGGCAGAGCGGCGGCATGCGCACGCTGCGCGCGCGCTTCGGCGACGTGTGGCACGTCTTCGCGATCACCTATGTCGTCGTGGTCTTCGCCATCTGGGCCGTGCAACTCGAACAGGGCTTCTCCTTCCTGTTCCGGGCGACGCTGCTGACGGTCGGTGTTCTGCTTCTCTCCCGGCTGATCGCCGCCATCGTCCGGCAGCTGCTCGAACGCGGCTTCGCCATCAGCCCCGACGTCAAGACCCGCTACCCAGGCATCGAGGAGCGGGCGAATCGCTACGTGCCGGTCCTGCGCTGCATCCTGCTCGGCACGGTGTATGCCGTGACCGTGCTGGCGCTGCTGGAGGTCTGGGGCCTCGACGCCTTCGGCTGGGTCGCATCCGAGTCCGGCCGGCACGTCGTCGGCGGCGCGGCGAAGATCGTCATCGTCGTGTTCATCGCCCTGGTGGCCTGGGCACTGCTCAGCGCCGCCATCGAGCGCTACCTGAACAGCGCCGACATGGACGGCAACGTCATCCAGCGCAGCCAGCGGGTCCGCACCCTGCTGCCGCTGATGCAGAAGACCGCGTTCGTCGGCATCACGATCATCGCCGGGCTGATCGTCCTGTCGGAGATCGGCATCGACATTGGTCCGCTGCTCGCCGGTGCCGGCATCATCGGCCTCGCCGTCGGCTTCGGCGCGCAGACGCTGGTGAAGGACATCATCACCGGCATCTTCATCCTGGTGGAGAACCAGTTCTCGGTCGGCGACGTGGTCAATGTCGGCGGCAACGGCGGTCTGGTCGAGGCCATCTCGATCCGAACGATCCGGCTGCGCGGCTACGACGGGACCGTCTTCACCGTGCCGTTCAGCGAGGTCGGCTCGACCGCCAACCTGACCAAGGAATTCTCCTACTACGTCGCCGACGTCGGCGTCGCCTATCGGGAGGACACCGACCAGGTGGTCGCGGTGTTGCGCGCCATCCTGGACGAGATGATCGCCGACCCCGACTTCGGCTCGAAGATCCTGGCGCCGCTCGACGTCGCCGGGGTCGACAAGTTCGACGAGTCCGCCGTCATCGTGAAGGTCCGCATCAAGACGCTGCCCATCCAGCAGTGGGGCGTCGGGCGGGAGTTCAATCGCCGGATGAAGAAGAAGTTCGACGAGTTGGGTATCGAGATCCCCTTCCCGCACCGCACGATCTACTTCGGCGTGGACAAGAGCGGCGGTGCCCCGCCAGCGCGGATCCAGGTCGACGATCGCGCCCGCACGCTCGCGTCGGCGCAGACCGTGGCGCTTCCCGGAAAGGACGCCACGGGCTCCGGCGACGGCACGGAATCCGGTACCCGGGCGGGCACCGGCTCGGGCACCGCTACCGGTTCCGCCGCCCCGAACGCGAACGACGGTCCGGACACGGAGCCCGCGCGCTGA
- a CDS encoding GlxA family transcriptional regulator, which translates to MPSPAMPAAAAGPGVRHVAMLAFPHAQMLDVVGPLEVFAAANAVRRSEGGEALYSIGIVGSRPGLLPTASGLPVTADRGLDAAVGDIHTLLVAGGEGVIAARRDRALLAWLRDAAAQVERIASVCTGAFLLGEAGLLAGRRATTHWMHCARLAREFPDSTVEPDAIFVRDGRVWCSAGITAGMDMALAMVEEDHGRDLALAVARRLVLFLKRPGGQSQFSAQLAAQGAASAPIARVQSHVLENPGGDLRVERLAEFAGMSVRTFARAFARETGTTPARFVERARVDAARRAIEDGAAGLDSVARRCGFGSADTMRRVFAKLLGVGPREYRQRVRPGMVAPAAPGPHPDREMGA; encoded by the coding sequence ATGCCGTCCCCTGCGATGCCGGCCGCCGCAGCAGGGCCGGGCGTCCGCCACGTCGCCATGCTCGCCTTCCCGCACGCCCAGATGCTCGACGTGGTCGGCCCGCTGGAAGTCTTCGCCGCGGCGAACGCCGTCCGCCGTTCCGAAGGCGGCGAAGCCCTATACTCGATCGGCATCGTCGGCAGCCGGCCGGGTCTGCTGCCGACCGCCAGCGGCCTGCCGGTCACGGCGGACCGCGGGCTCGATGCGGCTGTCGGCGACATCCACACGCTGCTGGTCGCCGGCGGCGAGGGCGTGATCGCCGCACGGCGCGACCGGGCTTTGCTCGCCTGGCTGCGGGACGCGGCGGCGCAGGTCGAGCGGATCGCCTCCGTTTGCACCGGTGCCTTCCTGCTCGGCGAGGCCGGCCTCCTCGCCGGCCGCCGGGCCACGACGCACTGGATGCACTGCGCCCGCCTCGCCCGCGAATTCCCCGACAGCACCGTCGAGCCCGACGCGATTTTCGTCCGCGACGGCCGCGTCTGGTGCTCCGCCGGGATCACGGCGGGCATGGACATGGCGCTGGCGATGGTGGAGGAGGATCACGGGCGCGACCTCGCACTTGCGGTGGCGCGCCGCCTCGTGCTGTTCCTGAAGCGGCCCGGCGGCCAGTCGCAGTTCAGCGCCCAGCTCGCCGCCCAGGGTGCCGCCAGCGCCCCCATCGCGCGCGTCCAGTCGCACGTCCTCGAGAATCCCGGCGGCGACCTGCGCGTCGAGCGCCTGGCCGAGTTCGCCGGCATGAGCGTGCGCACCTTCGCGCGCGCCTTCGCCCGCGAGACCGGCACCACGCCCGCGCGCTTCGTCGAGCGTGCCCGGGTCGATGCCGCGCGCCGCGCCATCGAGGACGGCGCCGCCGGGCTCGACTCCGTGGCCCGCCGCTGCGGCTTCGGCAGCGCCGACACCATGCGCCGGGTCTTCGCCAAGCTGCTCGGCGTCGGCCCGCGCGAGTACCGCCAGCGCGTGCGCCCCGGCATGGTCGCCCCCGCCGCGCCGGGGCCGCACCCCGACCGGGAGATGGGCGCGTGA
- a CDS encoding MFS transporter, whose protein sequence is MTGRTRVVRVFVAIVAAVVLSQFFRASNGVIAPELMRDAGLTPESLGVVNGSFFVILALAQIPVGIAFDRWGPRLTVGWLTMLTVGGSLLFAVGDSAATLLAARVLIGLGCAASFMGAVVLTSRWVAPARFTQVLSWVFALSNLGTLLATTPMALGSEAIGWRGVFVAAAAVSAAIGVFFVAVVRDAPPDLEAPDKRPETVLAVLKGVGEVWRTPGLGYVLAMHTVAYATLLTVQGLWAGAYLHDVHGMDSVTRGNVLLLMAAATVCGVLGYGPMDRRFNTRKGVVATGALTTASILAALALVPDPPAWLAAGLLILLGLVGHYGVVIVAHGRSLFPDRLVGRGVTTVNVAQSVGCALLPMLTGAVVGAFPTADGMAPEAAYRAAFGTLAVILLSGLLIYSRARDSKPFAEPA, encoded by the coding sequence GTGACCGGGCGGACGCGCGTGGTCCGCGTCTTCGTCGCCATCGTCGCCGCGGTGGTGCTCAGCCAGTTCTTCCGCGCGTCGAACGGCGTGATCGCGCCCGAGCTGATGCGCGACGCCGGCCTGACGCCGGAGAGCCTGGGCGTCGTCAACGGCAGCTTCTTCGTGATCCTGGCGCTGGCCCAGATCCCCGTCGGCATCGCCTTCGACCGGTGGGGACCGCGGCTGACCGTGGGATGGCTGACCATGCTGACGGTCGGCGGGTCGCTGCTCTTCGCCGTCGGCGATTCGGCGGCGACCTTGCTGGCCGCGCGCGTGCTGATCGGCCTGGGCTGCGCCGCGAGCTTCATGGGCGCCGTCGTCCTGACGTCGCGCTGGGTGGCGCCGGCCCGCTTCACCCAGGTCCTGAGCTGGGTCTTCGCCCTCAGCAACCTCGGCACGCTGCTGGCGACCACGCCTATGGCGCTCGGCAGTGAAGCGATCGGCTGGCGCGGCGTCTTCGTCGCCGCCGCCGCCGTCAGCGCCGCGATCGGCGTGTTCTTCGTCGCCGTGGTGCGCGACGCACCGCCCGATCTGGAGGCACCGGACAAGCGGCCGGAGACCGTGCTCGCCGTCCTCAAGGGCGTCGGCGAGGTCTGGCGCACGCCGGGGCTCGGCTACGTGCTGGCGATGCACACCGTGGCCTATGCCACGCTGCTGACGGTCCAGGGACTGTGGGCCGGCGCCTACCTGCACGACGTGCACGGCATGGATTCCGTCACCCGCGGCAACGTGCTGCTGCTGATGGCCGCCGCCACGGTCTGCGGCGTGCTGGGCTATGGGCCGATGGACCGGCGCTTCAACACCCGCAAGGGCGTGGTGGCGACCGGCGCCCTGACTACCGCGTCGATCCTGGCCGCACTCGCCCTGGTGCCGGATCCGCCGGCCTGGCTCGCCGCCGGGCTGCTGATCCTCCTCGGCCTCGTCGGCCATTACGGCGTAGTGATCGTCGCCCATGGCCGCAGCCTCTTCCCCGACCGCCTCGTCGGCCGCGGCGTCACGACCGTCAACGTCGCCCAGTCGGTCGGATGCGCCCTGCTGCCCATGCTGACCGGCGCGGTCGTCGGCGCCTTCCCCACGGCCGACGGCATGGCACCCGAGGCCGCCTACCGCGCAGCCTTCGGCACGCTCGCCGTCATCCTCCTGTCGGGCCTGCTGATCTACAGCCGCGCGCGCGATTCGAAACCCTTCGCCGAACCGGCCTGA
- a CDS encoding PepSY domain-containing protein, with translation MSEILSGLSGRYPGRVLDADIAERGSGEWTYGIRLLDPRGRVVELDVDARSGRVLRERGGADRRGQSGRDDGAPPMGFAPQGGFRDQGDDRWRREPAPGDRRLERDRNTYRRDRDDPARGRELAPGDRRLERDRNAYRRDRDDPARGRDRRRAIENDRRPDRDSDRGDARRYERQRDDGDRDRRRRNDDGGRERTRDRDGNRDRDGDRGRSRDRD, from the coding sequence TTGAGCGAAATCCTCTCCGGGCTGAGCGGACGCTACCCCGGCCGCGTGCTTGACGCCGACATCGCGGAGCGCGGCAGCGGCGAGTGGACCTACGGAATCCGCCTGCTCGACCCGCGCGGACGGGTGGTCGAACTCGACGTCGACGCCCGCTCCGGGCGGGTGCTGCGCGAACGCGGCGGTGCCGACCGCCGCGGCCAGAGTGGCCGGGACGACGGCGCGCCGCCGATGGGTTTCGCACCGCAGGGTGGCTTCCGCGACCAGGGCGACGACCGCTGGCGCCGCGAGCCGGCGCCGGGCGACCGACGCTTGGAGCGGGACCGCAACACGTACCGGCGGGACCGTGACGATCCGGCCCGCGGCCGCGAATTGGCGCCGGGCGATCGGCGACTGGAGCGGGACCGGAACGCGTATCGGCGGGATCGTGATGATCCGGCCCGCGGCCGCGACCGGCGGCGGGCGATCGAGAACGACCGCCGCCCGGACCGCGATTCGGATCGCGGCGACGCGCGCCGTTACGAGCGGCAGCGCGACGACGGCGACCGCGACAGGCGGCGACGAAACGACGACGGCGGCCGCGAACGGACTCGCGACAGGGACGGGAATCGTGACAGAGACGGCGACCGGGGACGGAGCCGCGACCGTGACTGA
- a CDS encoding response regulator transcription factor: MRLLVVEDDEDLARQLAGALRKAGYAVDVSHDGEDGHFLGETEPYDAVVLDLGLPVMDGATILKKWRAAGRNMPVLILTARGGWSAKVAGFDAGADDYVVKPFEIEEVLARLRALIRRAAGVASSELRCGPLVLDTSTGQVTVNGEVIRLTAQEYRLLSYLLHHRGKIVSRTELVEHLYEQDFDRDSNTIEVFVGRLRKKIGNDLIQTTRGLGYSLSEPNAA; this comes from the coding sequence ATGAGGCTTCTGGTCGTCGAGGACGACGAGGATCTGGCGCGGCAGCTGGCCGGCGCGCTGCGCAAGGCGGGCTATGCCGTCGACGTGTCGCACGACGGCGAGGACGGCCACTTCCTGGGCGAGACGGAGCCCTACGACGCCGTCGTGCTCGACCTCGGCCTGCCGGTGATGGACGGCGCCACGATCCTGAAGAAATGGCGCGCCGCCGGCCGCAACATGCCCGTGCTGATCCTCACCGCGCGCGGCGGCTGGAGCGCCAAGGTCGCCGGCTTCGACGCCGGCGCCGACGACTATGTCGTGAAGCCGTTCGAGATCGAGGAGGTGCTCGCCCGCCTGCGCGCCCTCATCCGCCGTGCCGCCGGCGTCGCGTCGTCGGAACTGCGCTGCGGGCCGCTGGTGCTCGACACCAGCACCGGCCAGGTGACGGTGAACGGCGAGGTCATCCGGCTGACGGCGCAGGAATACCGGCTGCTGTCCTACCTGCTGCACCACCGCGGTAAGATCGTGTCGCGCACCGAGCTGGTGGAGCATCTCTACGAACAGGATTTCGACCGGGATTCCAACACGATCGAAGTGTTCGTCGGACGGCTGCGGAAGAAGATCGGCAACGACCTGATCCAGACCACCCGCGGCCTCGGCTACAGCCTGTCGGAGCCGAATGCGGCTTAA
- a CDS encoding ATP-binding protein, with translation MRLNSLALRLVLGAGLWSVAALAAGGLLLSALFRDYVERSFDRHLAVYQETLIGGAFVYPEGVRLSRTLEDPRFSQPYSGWYWQIDDRDGTVLSSRSLWDEALKAGDGIGSAPVRYRTEGPLNQQLRVAARWIELPGGEAPYLFLVAGDTSEIETEVDSFNTTLFWSLGGLGLVLVLAVLIQVIYGLLPLRRVQRQLARIRAGEAEHLSGDFPTEIEQLADELNGLLDHNAEVIERARTHVGNLAHALKTPLAVLANEAASDAADPLAEQVRRQTDLMRRHVDHYLVRARAAGAGRVLGARTEVAPVVEDLRRALLKIYASREIAIEATVAPHAAFRGERQDLEEILGNLMDNACKWARRQVAVTARVDGNRLEIVVDDDGRGLTPAEQEAVLPRGSRLDESVPGSGLGLSIVKDLSGLYGGEVTLDRSPAGGLRAVVRLPATRA, from the coding sequence ATGCGGCTTAACTCCCTCGCGCTGCGCCTCGTCCTGGGCGCGGGGCTGTGGAGCGTGGCGGCGCTCGCGGCCGGCGGCCTCCTGCTGTCGGCGCTCTTCCGCGACTATGTCGAGCGCAGCTTCGACCGGCATCTGGCCGTCTACCAGGAGACGCTGATCGGCGGCGCCTTCGTCTATCCCGAGGGCGTCCGCCTCAGCCGCACGCTGGAGGATCCGCGCTTCAGCCAGCCCTATTCCGGCTGGTACTGGCAGATCGACGATCGCGACGGCACCGTCCTCTCCTCGCGCTCGCTCTGGGACGAGGCGCTGAAGGCCGGCGACGGCATCGGATCCGCGCCGGTGCGCTACCGCACCGAGGGCCCGCTGAACCAGCAGTTGCGCGTCGCCGCGCGCTGGATCGAGCTGCCCGGCGGCGAAGCGCCCTACCTCTTCCTCGTCGCCGGCGACACTAGCGAGATCGAGACCGAGGTCGACAGCTTCAACACGACGCTGTTCTGGTCGCTCGGCGGCCTCGGCCTCGTCCTGGTTCTCGCGGTGCTGATCCAGGTGATCTACGGCCTGCTGCCGCTGCGCCGCGTCCAGCGCCAGCTCGCTCGCATCCGGGCCGGCGAGGCGGAACATCTCAGCGGCGACTTCCCAACCGAGATCGAGCAGCTGGCGGACGAGCTGAACGGCCTGCTCGACCACAATGCCGAGGTGATCGAGCGGGCGCGCACCCATGTCGGCAACCTCGCCCACGCCCTGAAGACGCCGCTGGCCGTCCTCGCCAACGAGGCGGCGTCCGACGCCGCCGATCCGCTGGCCGAACAGGTCCGCCGCCAGACGGACCTGATGCGGCGCCACGTCGACCACTATCTGGTCCGCGCCCGCGCCGCCGGCGCCGGCCGGGTGCTCGGCGCCCGCACCGAGGTGGCGCCGGTCGTCGAGGACCTGCGCCGCGCGCTGCTGAAGATCTATGCGAGCCGCGAGATCGCCATCGAGGCGACCGTCGCACCGCACGCCGCCTTCCGCGGCGAACGCCAGGACCTGGAAGAAATCCTCGGCAACCTCATGGACAATGCCTGCAAGTGGGCGCGCCGGCAGGTTGCCGTCACCGCCCGCGTCGACGGCAACCGGCTGGAGATCGTCGTGGACGACGACGGCCGCGGCCTGACCCCGGCGGAGCAGGAGGCGGTGCTGCCGCGCGGCAGCCGCCTGGACGAGAGCGTCCCCGGATCCGGCCTGGGCCTCTCCATCGTGAAGGACCTTTCGGGACTCTATGGCGGCGAGGTCACCCTCGACCGTTCCCCCGCCGGCGGCTTGCGGGCCGTGGTCCGGCTGCCGGCGACGCGGGCCTAG
- a CDS encoding CarD family transcriptional regulator — protein sequence MNEVDGVVTEANPGAPADLRFVVDQTVLHPKHGLGRVKGTEERDVGGERQQYVIVDFARLSLTVGIPERALANSGLRTPMAPEEMRPILDILSGEPAPAQRQWSRRASEHEIKLNSGQPEMLAEVLRDLSPRRGRGRDGVIFREALARLAEELAVADDSDLAQASAKIEALLPLEVPAARVR from the coding sequence ATGAACGAGGTCGATGGTGTGGTCACCGAAGCGAATCCCGGCGCCCCCGCCGACCTGCGTTTCGTCGTCGACCAGACGGTGCTCCATCCCAAGCACGGCCTCGGCCGGGTCAAGGGCACCGAGGAGCGGGACGTCGGCGGCGAACGCCAGCAATATGTGATCGTCGACTTCGCCCGCCTGTCGCTGACCGTCGGCATCCCCGAGCGGGCGCTGGCGAACTCCGGCCTGCGTACGCCGATGGCGCCGGAGGAGATGCGGCCGATCCTCGATATCCTCTCCGGGGAGCCGGCACCGGCACAGCGCCAGTGGTCGCGCCGTGCCAGCGAGCACGAGATCAAGCTGAACAGCGGGCAGCCGGAGATGCTGGCGGAGGTGCTGCGCGACCTGTCGCCGCGTCGCGGCCGCGGCCGCGACGGCGTGATCTTTCGCGAGGCGCTCGCGCGGCTGGCGGAAGAGTTGGCGGTGGCCGACGACTCCGACCTGGCGCAGGCTTCGGCGAAGATCGAGGCGCTGTTGCCGCTGGAAGTCCCCGCCGCGCGGGTGCGCTGA
- the htpG gene encoding molecular chaperone HtpG, whose product MSEDTLQFQAEVGRILHLMVHSVYSNKEIFLRELISNASDACDRLRYAALSQPDLTADGGAFEITVTVDKDTATVAVADNGIGMNREDLVENLGTIARSGTGAFLEQLSGDARKDVALIGQFGVGFYAAFMVADLVEVTSRKAGESQAWTWKSDGKGSFTIAESDADIRGTRIVLHMRDDAKEFLESSRLRHIIQTYSDHIAVPIRLAEAGKDAETVNSASALWTRSRNEITEEQYTEFYHHVGHAFDKPWMTLHWRAEGRIEYTGLLFIPTSRPFDLFRPERRPGVKLYVKRVFITDECEEVVPGWLRFLRGVVDSEDLPLNISREMLQHNPVLTQIKAAVVRRVLGDLEKRAESDAEGYLGFWDTFGQVLKEGLYEEPAHRDTLLKLARFRSTRDGEWTSLADYVARMRPGQEAIHYISGGEIDALRRSPHLEGFAAKGVEVLLLPDAIDDFWIPSVGAYEGKSFRSVTRGAADLDKIEADPEKTPEEKPEASDLGALIAAFKTQLGDSVKDVRSSDRLTESPVCLVADEGGMDIHMERMLKMHGQNVPPTPRILELNPRHSLIRKLAGEADSPRTADMAHLLLDQARIIEGEPLPDPAAFSRRLSALLAG is encoded by the coding sequence ATGAGCGAGGATACACTGCAGTTCCAGGCCGAGGTGGGGCGCATCCTCCACCTGATGGTCCACTCGGTCTATTCGAACAAGGAGATCTTCCTACGGGAGCTGATCTCCAATGCCTCCGACGCCTGCGACCGGCTGCGCTATGCGGCCCTGTCCCAGCCCGACCTGACCGCCGACGGCGGCGCCTTCGAGATCACGGTCACCGTCGACAAGGACACCGCGACCGTCGCCGTTGCCGACAACGGCATCGGCATGAACCGCGAGGATCTGGTCGAGAACCTGGGCACCATCGCCCGCTCCGGCACCGGCGCTTTCCTGGAACAGCTCAGCGGCGACGCGCGCAAGGACGTGGCGCTGATCGGGCAGTTCGGCGTCGGGTTCTACGCCGCCTTCATGGTCGCCGATCTGGTCGAGGTCACCAGCCGCAAGGCCGGCGAGAGCCAGGCCTGGACGTGGAAGTCGGACGGCAAGGGCAGCTTCACCATCGCCGAATCCGACGCCGACATCCGCGGCACCCGCATCGTCCTGCACATGCGCGACGACGCGAAGGAATTCCTCGAGTCCAGCCGCCTGCGCCACATCATCCAGACCTATTCCGACCATATCGCGGTGCCGATTAGGCTCGCCGAGGCCGGCAAGGACGCCGAGACGGTGAATTCGGCCTCCGCCCTCTGGACGCGGTCGCGCAACGAGATCACCGAGGAGCAATACACCGAGTTCTACCACCATGTCGGCCACGCCTTCGACAAGCCGTGGATGACGCTGCACTGGCGCGCCGAAGGCCGCATCGAATACACGGGCCTGCTCTTCATCCCGACCTCGCGGCCGTTCGACCTGTTCCGCCCGGAGCGCCGCCCCGGCGTGAAGCTCTACGTGAAGCGCGTCTTCATCACCGACGAGTGCGAGGAGGTCGTCCCCGGCTGGCTGCGCTTCCTGCGCGGCGTCGTCGATTCCGAGGACCTGCCGCTCAACATCAGCCGCGAGATGCTGCAGCACAATCCGGTGCTGACGCAGATCAAGGCCGCCGTGGTGCGCCGGGTCCTGGGCGACCTGGAGAAGCGCGCCGAGAGCGACGCCGAGGGCTATCTGGGCTTCTGGGACACCTTCGGCCAGGTGCTGAAGGAAGGCCTCTACGAGGAGCCGGCGCATCGCGACACGCTGCTGAAGCTGGCCCGCTTCCGCTCGACCCGCGACGGCGAGTGGACCTCGCTCGCCGACTATGTCGCCCGCATGCGGCCGGGCCAGGAGGCGATCCACTATATCAGCGGCGGCGAGATCGACGCCCTGCGCCGCAGCCCGCACCTGGAGGGCTTCGCCGCGAAGGGCGTCGAGGTGCTGCTGCTGCCCGACGCCATCGACGATTTCTGGATCCCGTCGGTCGGGGCCTACGAGGGCAAGTCGTTCCGCTCGGTCACCCGCGGCGCCGCGGACCTCGACAAGATCGAGGCCGACCCGGAGAAGACGCCCGAGGAGAAGCCCGAGGCCTCCGACCTCGGCGCGCTGATCGCCGCGTTCAAGACGCAGCTTGGCGATTCCGTGAAGGACGTCCGGTCGTCCGACCGCCTCACCGAAAGCCCCGTCTGCCTGGTCGCCGACGAGGGCGGCATGGACATCCACATGGAGCGGATGCTGAAGATGCACGGGCAGAACGTCCCGCCGACGCCGCGCATCCTGGAGCTGAACCCGCGCCATTCGCTGATCCGCAAGCTCGCGGGCGAAGCCGACTCGCCGCGTACGGCCGACATGGCTCACCTTCTCCTCGATCAGGCCCGCATCATCGAAGGCGAG